One region of Termitidicoccus mucosus genomic DNA includes:
- a CDS encoding autotransporter outer membrane beta-barrel domain-containing protein, whose product MIKFIIKSAPVFLLAVPAAPAAEIASPVTTSATVTLAHNETITTREIKVADGATLTILRTGSGGSLFPSLGTGTLAIGPVSEGGTGRVVFKDIYRNSAGGSILGITTDATVLVTGADFIGNSGGAGTAGVSGVFQINAGDAAITMRDVLFEDNFSYGNTGVSRVQNGTVLISGGTFLGNYALNAQIGVFGIQAATGRLTLDNVLFEANRAKTTSGVLDIGAFAYSATFTNVVFKDNWAGTLGGAIRAGHIGGELVFKMTAAGGTASRWSGNRAGLDGVTTAAVTANTAPVARAEAGGFYYAAGGGGARFDIDAGVSLAIGDPAASDKNSDSFASAATAGGTAAKIIKTGGGDLILNADNSYWRGSTEVSGGRLLLGNDGALLGSSTITVATAAAFGGLGKAANADAAGAANVMVSNGAALQVGVSDAEAGTFSIDGRLALDNATISYVASASGTSSRFDHNGVIIETGGTNILNMQAFASGTYNLGAITLYNTLIANGADTLRFAANGDITISDDARQGAKLISDASDFLVSVWTSQASRMKWTGPATGGAWNNSDNNWQGVNDPGVVKFASGDLVEFQADAAARSIDLASPVFVTGMLVDGDSSIAFTGAGGITASKYTSGDAEADVVASGSGQLVKRGSGALVFNNGANVFNGGVYIHGGAIEIQRGDQLQTGAAAVMFRETGTLRVSGSTQITNNIIIDPGKSAVLAAGGGVVTLSGSVSGPGTLVKDGAHALILQTANTHGATELRGGSLLVRHDQSLGTGALGVTGTSTLLGISAGNTIGNNINLNGNTLRVYNATSGGNPPGAVLSGAIAGGSLAVFGIDGPDTGPLLVAGANSLSAFRVMQHAKATAGHPGALGGATSAVSVEGGGSLTIGQPNTLAQSMRVYDGGKISFRNATASVPLLKLSGDLTFDEGSIVDLGAAPSGSIWLVDAASVTSNAFFEAGDAEISVTTDNGDLRVTKVNPATHAGKDVAAAFDAMTATTGAVYSRLGESFLMPIMGRRPGDPGRNFWIKGVGSFSDYDSAPGRVGFAGHTYGGMAGYDKLISSRLVVGGYIGYNYNSIKTDNHAETEAEMPYAGVYGAVKFGQLYFAADLMAGSIDADTSRFEQTGYAKGNYNAGVLGGGAEIGFVINPWKNGAIKPAFSVTYMGLDYKDQGENGPGAVLVDDFSADRWDSFMSVRVSQGFTLGRNLPAVIDFLFGWRAVLQADPAVITAQLSNNLGDKVRIGSTGEYRQAGCVAGLGLRFVLGARSTLAFAYDYENGQDHDRHSANASIRWNW is encoded by the coding sequence ATGATTAAGTTTATTATCAAATCCGCCCCTGTTTTCCTTCTTGCCGTTCCCGCCGCGCCCGCCGCCGAAATCGCCAGCCCGGTGACCACCAGCGCCACCGTCACGCTCGCGCACAACGAGACCATCACGACCCGTGAAATAAAAGTGGCGGACGGGGCGACCCTCACCATCCTCCGCACCGGCTCCGGCGGCTCGCTGTTTCCGTCGCTCGGCACGGGCACGCTGGCCATCGGGCCGGTCTCCGAGGGCGGCACCGGGCGGGTCGTGTTCAAGGACATTTACAGGAACTCCGCCGGCGGGAGCATCCTCGGCATCACGACCGACGCCACCGTGCTCGTCACCGGCGCGGATTTTATTGGCAACAGCGGTGGCGCCGGCACGGCCGGTGTGTCCGGCGTTTTTCAAATCAACGCGGGCGACGCCGCCATCACGATGCGCGACGTGCTGTTCGAGGATAATTTCAGTTACGGCAACACCGGCGTGTCCCGTGTGCAAAACGGCACGGTTCTCATATCAGGCGGCACGTTTCTCGGCAATTACGCCCTCAACGCGCAAATCGGCGTCTTCGGCATCCAGGCTGCGACCGGACGGCTCACGCTGGACAACGTCCTCTTCGAGGCCAACCGCGCCAAGACCACCTCCGGCGTGCTCGATATCGGCGCCTTCGCTTACAGCGCCACGTTCACCAACGTCGTTTTCAAGGACAACTGGGCCGGCACCCTCGGCGGCGCCATCCGCGCCGGCCACATCGGCGGCGAACTGGTTTTCAAAATGACCGCCGCCGGCGGCACCGCCTCTCGATGGTCCGGCAACCGCGCTGGATTGGACGGCGTCACCACCGCCGCCGTCACCGCCAACACCGCGCCCGTCGCCAGGGCGGAGGCTGGTGGATTTTATTACGCGGCCGGCGGCGGCGGCGCGCGCTTCGACATCGACGCAGGCGTCTCCCTCGCCATCGGCGACCCCGCTGCCTCCGACAAAAATTCCGATTCCTTCGCCAGTGCCGCGACCGCCGGCGGCACCGCCGCGAAAATTATAAAAACCGGCGGCGGCGACCTGATCCTCAACGCCGACAATTCCTACTGGCGCGGCTCGACCGAGGTTTCCGGCGGCCGCCTGCTTCTCGGCAATGACGGCGCCCTGCTGGGGAGTTCGACCATCACGGTCGCCACGGCCGCCGCTTTCGGCGGGCTTGGGAAAGCCGCCAATGCCGACGCCGCTGGCGCCGCCAATGTCATGGTTTCCAACGGCGCCGCGCTCCAGGTCGGCGTTTCCGACGCCGAAGCCGGCACCTTCTCCATCGACGGGCGCCTCGCGCTGGACAACGCGACCATTTCATATGTCGCCTCCGCCTCCGGCACCTCATCGAGGTTCGACCACAACGGCGTTATAATCGAGACCGGCGGCACCAACATTCTCAACATGCAGGCTTTCGCCAGCGGCACCTATAATCTGGGGGCCATCACCCTGTATAATACGCTCATCGCAAACGGCGCGGACACGCTCCGGTTTGCCGCCAATGGCGACATCACGATTTCCGACGACGCGCGCCAGGGCGCGAAGTTAATATCCGACGCCTCGGATTTTCTCGTGAGCGTCTGGACCAGCCAGGCCAGCAGGATGAAATGGACCGGCCCGGCGACCGGCGGCGCGTGGAATAATTCCGACAACAACTGGCAGGGGGTGAATGATCCCGGCGTGGTGAAATTCGCCTCGGGAGACCTGGTCGAATTTCAGGCCGACGCGGCGGCCAGGTCGATTGACCTCGCCTCGCCTGTTTTTGTCACCGGCATGCTGGTCGATGGTGACTCCTCCATCGCCTTTACCGGCGCGGGCGGCATCACGGCGTCCAAATACACATCCGGGGACGCCGAGGCGGATGTGGTGGCCTCCGGCTCCGGGCAGCTTGTCAAGCGGGGCTCCGGCGCGCTCGTGTTCAACAACGGGGCCAATGTATTCAACGGCGGCGTGTATATTCACGGCGGCGCCATTGAGATCCAGCGCGGCGACCAGTTGCAGACCGGGGCGGCGGCCGTCATGTTCAGGGAGACGGGGACCTTGCGTGTCAGCGGCAGCACGCAGATCACGAACAATATAATAATTGACCCGGGCAAAAGCGCGGTGCTTGCCGCCGGCGGCGGCGTTGTCACCCTTTCGGGCTCCGTCTCCGGCCCGGGCACGCTCGTGAAGGACGGCGCCCACGCTCTCATCCTGCAAACGGCGAACACGCACGGCGCGACGGAGCTTCGCGGCGGCTCGCTGCTCGTGCGCCACGACCAGTCGCTCGGCACCGGCGCGCTCGGCGTGACCGGCACGAGCACGCTGCTGGGAATTTCGGCGGGGAACACCATTGGAAACAATATAAACCTCAACGGCAACACGCTCCGCGTTTATAATGCGACGTCCGGCGGAAATCCCCCCGGGGCCGTCCTGTCCGGAGCGATCGCCGGCGGTTCGCTGGCGGTCTTCGGCATTGACGGTCCCGACACGGGCCCGCTGCTCGTTGCCGGCGCCAATTCGCTCAGCGCCTTTCGCGTCATGCAGCACGCGAAGGCGACCGCCGGCCATCCGGGCGCGCTGGGTGGCGCGACATCCGCGGTTTCCGTCGAGGGCGGCGGCAGTCTCACCATCGGCCAGCCCAACACCCTGGCGCAATCCATGCGGGTCTATGACGGCGGCAAAATCAGTTTCCGCAACGCCACCGCTAGCGTCCCGCTATTGAAGCTCTCCGGCGATCTCACGTTCGATGAGGGCTCCATTGTCGATCTCGGCGCCGCGCCTTCGGGCTCCATCTGGCTGGTTGACGCCGCGTCCGTGACCAGCAACGCCTTCTTCGAGGCCGGTGATGCCGAGATAAGCGTCACCACCGACAACGGCGACCTGCGCGTCACGAAGGTCAATCCCGCCACCCACGCCGGCAAGGACGTGGCCGCCGCCTTCGATGCGATGACCGCCACGACGGGCGCGGTGTATTCGCGCCTCGGCGAGAGTTTCCTCATGCCGATTATGGGCCGCCGGCCCGGCGATCCCGGGCGCAATTTCTGGATCAAGGGTGTCGGCAGCTTTTCCGATTACGACAGCGCCCCCGGCCGGGTTGGCTTCGCCGGTCACACTTATGGCGGCATGGCCGGCTATGACAAATTAATCTCAAGCCGGCTGGTTGTCGGCGGTTATATTGGCTATAATTATAATTCGATAAAGACCGATAATCATGCCGAAACCGAGGCCGAGATGCCCTATGCGGGTGTTTACGGCGCGGTGAAGTTCGGGCAGCTCTATTTTGCCGCCGACCTCATGGCCGGATCAATCGACGCCGACACATCCCGCTTTGAGCAGACCGGCTATGCGAAGGGAAATTATAATGCGGGCGTTCTCGGCGGCGGCGCGGAGATCGGTTTCGTGATCAACCCGTGGAAAAACGGCGCGATCAAACCCGCCTTCTCTGTGACTTACATGGGCCTCGATTATAAGGACCAGGGCGAGAACGGTCCGGGCGCGGTGCTGGTTGACGATTTTAGCGCGGATCGCTGGGACAGTTTCATGAGCGTGCGGGTTTCCCAGGGCTTCACGCTGGGGCGAAACCTGCCCGCCGTGATTGATTTTCTCTTTGGCTGGCGCGCCGTGCTGCAGGCCGATCCCGCCGTCATCACCGCGCAGCTTTCCAATAATCTCGGTGACAAAGTCCGCATCGGCTCCACCGGGGAATACAGGCAGGCCGGCTGCGTGGCGGGTCTGGGCCTGCGCTTCGTGTTGGGCGCCAGGTCCACCCTCGCCTTTGCCTACGATTACGAGAACGGCCAGGACCACGACCGCCACTCGGCAAACGCCAGCATCCGTTGGAACTGGTAG
- a CDS encoding autotransporter-associated beta strand repeat-containing protein, protein MVITSDTTVSTRTVIGAAAEDRTYEIADGAALSFANSASAALNGAAFSIGNGRTLLIGPAVSSGTVRFVGNRTSGTGGVIFSTGTIDITNALFSSNTTFGQNRHGGAIATSGNGAVILSNVRFEENHAGAEDTNGAFGGAIYMTGANASVSITNGEFINNRANSHGGAIYVASGSISLQDVLLKGNYNIGTKVSGAMQLNAATAKAALANVIFEGNHTGVGGNTGAIRNAGILGMTGGRFSSNYSDLHTGALGITHTGSGSTSLAGVLFEKNRARTDGGAVGITGNPASNIIFQNVIFSNNWAGRVGGAVWSNQNDTAFTIAMTDSGGTSNYSYAGNIAASDTTAVTDAMLDGSDTAMPIAQAKGGGFYYATLASSMELDIADGVALSIGLATGTNKAVDSIASAGNGARIIKSGSGDLILNADNSYWQGGVAVNAGRLILGNSDAKLGGAITLESGAAFGGVGTLQAFAQNGAEGIVSLTARAGSILQVGADGAVAGQSLAFSRTGSNALTLEGGVSLAFDLFGSNGAAGTYDQIIADLLTADTGTNTLNITGLGSASSYTLISSSSFTGDASNFSLNITGTLAGGPRTIVSTSLAKSGQDLVLNNTLSNLALVWTGSESAQWSTAAANWADVLPVPAETRFATGDAVTFDSTADTTNPAHRTITVAGEGVTVSGMKVEGDGSYTFTGGGITINAASADAGFSGTTGKLEKSGTGTLTFDNAGANAFAGITHNDGRIAVSVAGQLGARLGVVIFGGGTATAPRIVINDNLTFLGESGTNNNSRLNMASIASPANAVNGGFLVAEGKTLAFEDIKSTSGGGVLFIGNNNDFEIISATGTGAMEVLFKNNSSLANGGAMQTGANSKVRLDNATFEGNAASGAARVGGAINNSQASSLLTLNNAIFTGNTATGTGGAIYNTGTLILNLATSATYAGNTAASAASGGFLYQNGAAARAAIDISGSQTLVIGSASDTAKDTLASSHATSAIDKNGAGALVLHADSSAYTAAFNVNAGSLLLGNAGAKLGGAVTTGSGALFGGAGAYTGAVIAQAGSILQVGADHSAAGDPALAEQLSIENLTLQGATLKFDLFEQDAIRTADKLTVATLAAVTGSNIIDVSRFLLGSGTIITVNGGAAGVDDLENLAVTIGGRVQSGARQIMRLSTSGNDLVVTGSSDDSRALTWTGTGAAATTWDDASRNWSGSNDVTTFAEGDKVVFNDTDSLPATHAIAIAGSSITVSGMEVDGAADYSFTGAAITADAASKIGSEAFTATGKLVKSGAGKLTLANTGTNDFKGGIDLNSGTLALASAGASGTSPITVGGAATLQAGIDALALANTIDLGANTLTIDTQAHATTLSGAIAGTTGGLAKIGTGTLTLTAANTHAGNTTLAAGVLALGHNNALGTGTLVNAGNATVRLAAADLALANAIALGASANTLVLDTAANSGTLAGVISGDGGLAKIGTGTLALTGGNTFAGALAVNEGALVAATASALGSANGTVAVGSAGTLDIATAASSPFSFTRALAGNGIVNINLAATADAFSFANNTSTFTGTLRLNKGTLTLDENAAAALSGAGANLVLNADAVAQKSGAAFTIATLTLAGGRLDIETVGGVPVGKLLTVATLDLGTGSTSIGVDASQYSGTQYNPAVPPALNLLDQDGAANVRLVAAGAVTGSGDVTLTALDGSALAAATASVVQTIGGTVATASYSYAASKQTDGIYMGYGLSQIDIHDGKTLILDNTSATDSTLSAVLTGSGAVEINAAGAITLERQNTHTGTTIVNTGTLKAGVGNAFAASTSVDVKSGAALDLGGHDQTAQNLTGAGAVLLGSSTLTAQNTGTTAFSGAFSGAGKLVKTGAGKLSLTGSSAHTGGVDLAAGTLGLGHNAALGTGTLAVTAASGSGGTGVPPVLYLDADGLAIANAINLGASGLTLDAGANNAALAGVIGGAGALTLDGTGTIGLAGANTFSGGLHINTARVVAANHASAIGAGAVAIGATSTLEFRDIVSGSVNNALTGNAVEIGNSTLAFGGANALQRLTLSQGANLTAGVAGALGGATSDVAVNNGGTLNLGVANTAAKNLTVAAGGKLVFNAIADGQPMLNLAGALTLQASSTLALGMVTSGSHTLARAASGITDNGVVYDTGPNTGMDVTAFAIDGDGNLIVGAVNQAANPGKDIAVAFDAMTASITAVYSRLGESFLNARTGRRSNDPANSFWIKGIGTFGDRDGGDGRIGYKDDAYGAIAGFDYAVSEKFLIGAYAGFSHVKIRTDNQAETNADLPYGGAYGVMRFGPVYIAGDITIGTFDADTSRFEQTGYATGEYNAYTAGGGVEIGTVLAAWKNGTIKPAVAVRYMSLDYHEQSETGPGAILVDNFKTERWEGLASVQVSQGFATPWKLPGVFDLLLGWRAALKDEQNHLAAAFAASPADTFTLIGDNYDRGAFMAGLGVRFAITRNSLFSAGYDYETGSDYNRHSVNAVIRLAW, encoded by the coding sequence ATGGTCATAACCTCCGACACCACGGTTTCCACCCGCACCGTCATCGGGGCCGCGGCTGAAGACCGCACCTACGAAATCGCCGATGGCGCGGCCTTGTCATTCGCCAACAGCGCATCCGCCGCCTTAAACGGCGCGGCATTCAGCATCGGCAACGGGCGGACGCTTCTCATCGGACCGGCAGTCTCCTCCGGCACCGTGAGGTTTGTCGGCAACAGGACATCCGGAACAGGCGGGGTGATATTCAGTACCGGCACGATTGATATTACAAACGCCCTGTTTTCCAGCAACACCACGTTCGGCCAGAACAGGCATGGCGGGGCGATCGCCACCAGCGGCAACGGGGCCGTCATCCTTTCAAATGTCAGGTTCGAGGAAAATCACGCGGGGGCTGAGGATACAAACGGCGCCTTTGGCGGGGCAATTTACATGACCGGTGCAAATGCATCCGTAAGTATCACGAATGGGGAATTTATAAATAACCGGGCGAACAGTCATGGCGGCGCCATATATGTCGCATCAGGAAGCATTTCCCTTCAGGATGTGTTGCTCAAGGGGAATTATAATATTGGAACCAAGGTCTCCGGCGCCATGCAGCTCAACGCAGCCACTGCAAAGGCGGCGCTTGCCAATGTCATTTTTGAAGGGAACCACACGGGCGTCGGCGGCAACACCGGTGCAATACGCAACGCGGGCATATTAGGCATGACTGGGGGCAGGTTTTCCAGTAACTATTCCGACTTGCATACCGGTGCCCTTGGCATCACCCACACGGGGTCCGGGAGCACAAGCCTGGCTGGCGTGCTTTTCGAAAAAAATCGAGCCCGCACCGATGGAGGCGCCGTGGGCATCACAGGCAATCCCGCCAGCAATATTATTTTTCAAAATGTCATATTCAGTAACAATTGGGCCGGTAGGGTCGGTGGGGCGGTATGGTCGAACCAGAACGACACGGCGTTCACAATCGCGATGACAGACAGCGGCGGCACCAGTAATTACAGCTATGCCGGCAATATTGCGGCCAGCGACACAACGGCTGTCACCGACGCTATGCTTGATGGAAGTGACACGGCCATGCCAATTGCCCAGGCCAAGGGCGGTGGATTTTATTATGCGACGCTGGCCAGTTCCATGGAACTCGATATTGCTGATGGTGTGGCCTTGAGCATTGGGTTGGCGACCGGAACGAACAAGGCCGTCGATTCCATCGCCAGTGCTGGCAACGGGGCCAGAATCATCAAATCCGGCTCCGGCGACCTCATTCTCAACGCCGACAATTCCTACTGGCAGGGCGGCGTCGCCGTGAACGCGGGCCGTCTCATCCTCGGCAACTCCGACGCGAAGCTCGGCGGCGCCATCACGCTGGAATCCGGCGCGGCCTTTGGCGGCGTGGGCACGCTCCAGGCCTTTGCGCAAAACGGCGCCGAGGGCATTGTGTCCCTCACCGCCAGGGCCGGTTCGATCCTCCAGGTCGGCGCCGATGGCGCGGTCGCCGGGCAATCTCTCGCCTTCTCCCGCACCGGCAGCAACGCCCTCACGCTTGAGGGCGGCGTCTCCCTTGCCTTCGACCTCTTCGGCAGCAACGGGGCTGCCGGCACCTACGACCAGATTATCGCCGACCTGCTCACCGCCGACACCGGGACCAACACGCTCAATATCACCGGCCTCGGTTCGGCCTCCTCCTACACGCTGATCAGCTCGTCGAGCTTCACCGGGGATGCCTCCAACTTCAGCCTCAACATCACCGGCACCCTCGCGGGCGGCCCGCGCACCATCGTCTCCACTTCGCTTGCCAAATCCGGCCAGGATCTTGTGCTCAATAACACGCTTTCCAATCTCGCGCTGGTGTGGACCGGTTCCGAAAGCGCGCAGTGGTCCACCGCCGCGGCCAATTGGGCCGACGTGCTCCCCGTTCCCGCCGAGACACGGTTTGCAACCGGCGATGCCGTCACCTTCGACAGCACTGCGGATACCACCAACCCGGCTCACCGCACCATCACTGTAGCCGGGGAGGGCGTGACTGTTTCCGGCATGAAGGTGGAGGGCGATGGCAGCTATACTTTCACTGGCGGTGGCATCACCATCAACGCCGCTTCCGCCGATGCGGGATTTTCGGGCACGACCGGAAAGCTCGAAAAATCCGGCACCGGCACGCTCACCTTTGATAACGCGGGAGCGAACGCTTTTGCCGGCATCACGCATAACGACGGCAGGATTGCCGTATCCGTTGCGGGGCAACTTGGCGCCCGACTGGGCGTGGTGATCTTCGGTGGCGGCACGGCCACGGCGCCGCGCATTGTCATTAATGATAATCTGACATTTCTCGGTGAAAGCGGAACCAATAATAATTCACGGCTGAACATGGCCTCCATTGCCAGTCCGGCAAACGCCGTGAATGGCGGTTTTCTTGTGGCGGAGGGCAAGACGCTGGCCTTTGAGGATATCAAGTCCACTTCCGGCGGCGGCGTGCTGTTCATCGGCAACAACAATGATTTTGAAATCATTTCCGCCACCGGCACCGGCGCGATGGAAGTGCTGTTCAAAAACAACAGCAGCCTGGCCAACGGCGGCGCCATGCAGACCGGCGCAAACAGCAAGGTGCGGCTCGACAATGCCACCTTCGAGGGCAACGCCGCCAGCGGCGCGGCGCGCGTCGGGGGCGCCATCAATAATTCGCAGGCCAGCTCGTTGCTCACCTTGAACAACGCGATCTTCACCGGCAACACGGCCACCGGCACCGGCGGCGCCATCTACAACACCGGCACGCTCATCCTCAACCTCGCCACCAGCGCGACCTATGCCGGCAATACCGCCGCTTCCGCTGCGAGCGGCGGCTTCCTTTATCAAAACGGAGCCGCCGCCCGCGCCGCCATCGACATCAGCGGCAGCCAGACTCTTGTCATCGGCTCGGCGTCCGACACCGCGAAGGACACGCTTGCCAGTTCGCACGCCACCTCGGCCATCGACAAAAACGGCGCGGGCGCGCTCGTGCTCCACGCCGACAGCAGCGCCTACACCGCCGCGTTCAACGTGAACGCCGGCTCGCTCCTCCTCGGCAACGCCGGCGCGAAGCTCGGCGGCGCCGTCACCACCGGCAGCGGCGCGCTGTTCGGCGGCGCGGGCGCCTACACCGGCGCCGTGATCGCGCAGGCCGGCTCGATTCTACAGGTCGGCGCGGACCACAGCGCGGCCGGCGATCCCGCGCTGGCCGAGCAGCTCTCCATCGAAAACCTCACGCTTCAGGGTGCGACCCTCAAGTTCGACCTCTTCGAGCAGGACGCGATTCGCACCGCCGACAAACTCACCGTCGCCACGCTCGCCGCGGTGACGGGCTCCAACATCATCGACGTGAGCCGTTTCCTTCTCGGCTCGGGCACCATTATCACGGTCAACGGCGGGGCCGCCGGCGTGGACGACCTTGAAAACCTCGCCGTCACCATCGGCGGGCGCGTGCAATCCGGCGCGCGCCAGATCATGCGCCTCTCGACTTCGGGCAACGACCTCGTCGTCACCGGCTCCTCCGACGACTCGCGCGCGCTTACCTGGACGGGCACCGGCGCTGCCGCCACCACATGGGACGACGCCAGCCGGAACTGGAGCGGCAGCAACGACGTCACCACCTTCGCCGAGGGTGACAAAGTCGTTTTCAACGACACCGATTCACTGCCCGCCACGCACGCCATCGCCATCGCCGGTTCCTCCATCACGGTCTCCGGCATGGAAGTGGACGGCGCCGCCGACTACAGCTTCACCGGCGCGGCCATCACCGCCGACGCCGCGAGCAAGATCGGCTCCGAAGCCTTCACCGCCACCGGCAAACTCGTCAAGAGCGGCGCCGGCAAACTCACCCTCGCCAACACCGGCACCAACGACTTCAAAGGCGGCATCGACCTGAACTCCGGCACGCTCGCTCTCGCCAGCGCGGGCGCCTCCGGCACTTCGCCAATCACCGTCGGCGGCGCGGCGACCCTTCAGGCCGGCATCGACGCCCTCGCGCTGGCCAACACCATCGACCTCGGCGCGAACACGCTGACCATCGACACGCAAGCCCACGCCACGACCCTCTCCGGCGCCATCGCGGGGACGACCGGCGGCCTCGCCAAGATCGGCACCGGCACGCTCACCCTCACCGCCGCCAACACCCATGCCGGCAACACCACGCTCGCCGCCGGCGTGCTCGCCCTCGGCCACAACAACGCCCTCGGCACCGGCACGCTCGTCAATGCCGGCAACGCCACCGTGCGCCTCGCCGCCGCCGACCTCGCGCTGGCCAACGCCATTGCCCTCGGCGCCTCCGCCAACACCCTCGTCCTCGACACCGCCGCGAACAGCGGCACGCTCGCCGGAGTGATCAGCGGTGACGGCGGCCTGGCCAAGATCGGCACCGGCACGCTCGCCCTCACCGGCGGCAACACCTTTGCCGGCGCGCTCGCCGTCAATGAAGGCGCGCTCGTCGCCGCGACCGCCTCCGCCCTCGGTTCCGCCAACGGCACCGTTGCGGTCGGCAGCGCCGGCACGCTCGACATCGCCACCGCCGCGTCGTCCCCGTTCTCCTTCACCCGCGCCCTCGCCGGCAACGGCATCGTCAACATCAACCTCGCCGCCACCGCCGACGCGTTCAGTTTTGCCAACAACACCAGCACCTTCACCGGCACGCTCCGGCTGAACAAAGGCACGCTGACGCTCGACGAAAACGCCGCCGCCGCGCTTTCCGGCGCCGGCGCGAACCTCGTGCTCAACGCCGATGCGGTCGCGCAAAAAAGCGGCGCCGCCTTCACCATCGCCACCCTCACCCTCGCGGGCGGACGCCTCGACATCGAGACCGTCGGCGGAGTCCCCGTCGGCAAGCTCCTCACCGTCGCCACCCTCGACCTCGGCACGGGCAGCACCAGCATCGGCGTGGATGCCTCGCAGTATTCAGGAACCCAATACAACCCCGCCGTCCCGCCCGCCCTCAACCTCCTCGACCAGGACGGCGCGGCCAACGTGAGACTCGTCGCCGCGGGCGCCGTCACCGGCTCCGGCGACGTGACGCTCACCGCGCTCGACGGCTCCGCGCTTGCCGCCGCCACCGCCAGCGTTGTTCAGACCATCGGCGGCACCGTCGCCACTGCCAGCTACAGCTATGCCGCGAGCAAGCAAACCGACGGTATCTACATGGGTTATGGTCTTTCACAGATTGATATCCATGACGGCAAAACCCTCATCCTCGACAACACCAGCGCCACGGACTCGACCCTCTCCGCCGTGCTCACCGGCTCCGGCGCGGTCGAGATCAACGCCGCCGGGGCGATCACCCTTGAGAGACAAAACACCCACACCGGCACGACCATCGTCAACACCGGCACCCTGAAGGCCGGTGTCGGCAACGCCTTTGCCGCGAGCACCTCCGTTGACGTGAAGTCCGGCGCGGCCCTCGACCTCGGCGGCCACGACCAGACCGCGCAAAACCTCACCGGGGCGGGCGCCGTCCTGCTCGGCTCCTCGACCCTCACCGCGCAAAACACCGGCACGACCGCCTTCTCCGGCGCGTTCAGCGGCGCGGGCAAACTCGTCAAGACCGGAGCCGGAAAACTTTCGCTCACCGGCTCCAGCGCCCACACCGGCGGCGTGGACCTCGCGGCCGGCACGCTCGGACTCGGACACAACGCCGCGCTCGGCACCGGCACACTTGCGGTCACCGCCGCCTCCGGATCGGGTGGCACGGGCGTCCCGCCCGTGCTTTACCTCGACGCCGACGGCCTCGCCATCGCCAACGCCATCAACCTCGGCGCCTCCGGCCTCACGCTCGACGCCGGCGCGAACAATGCCGCCCTCGCCGGAGTCATCGGCGGCGCGGGCGCGCTCACCCTCGACGGCACCGGCACCATCGGTCTCGCGGGCGCGAACACCTTCAGCGGCGGCCTCCACATCAATACCGCCCGTGTGGTCGCGGCGAACCACGCCTCCGCCATCGGCGCGGGTGCGGTCGCCATCGGCGCGACCTCCACGCTTGAGTTTCGGGACATCGTCTCCGGCAGCGTGAACAACGCTCTCACCGGCAACGCGGTGGAGATTGGCAACAGCACGCTGGCCTTTGGCGGAGCGAACGCGTTGCAGCGACTCACCCTTAGCCAAGGCGCAAACCTCACCGCCGGCGTGGCGGGCGCGCTTGGCGGCGCGACCTCCGACGTCGCCGTCAACAACGGCGGCACACTCAACCTCGGCGTCGCCAACACCGCCGCGAAAAACCTGACCGTGGCCGCCGGCGGCAAGCTCGTGTTCAACGCCATCGCGGACGGCCAGCCCATGCTGAACCTCGCGGGCGCGCTCACCCTGCAAGCCAGCTCCACCCTCGCCCTCGGCATGGTGACCTCCGGCTCCCATACGCTGGCCAGGGCGGCCTCGGGCATCACTGACAACGGTGTCGTTTATGATACCGGCCCCAACACCGGCATGGACGTGACCGCCTTTGCGATCGATGGAGACGGCAACCTCATCGTCGGCGCCGTCAACCAGGCGGCCAACCCAGGCAAGGACATTGCCGTCGCCTTCGACGCGATGACCGCGTCCATCACCGCGGTTTACTCGCGTCTCGGCGAGAGCTTCCTCAATGCCCGCACCGGGCGCCGGTCCAATGATCCTGCGAATAGTTTCTGGATAAAAGGCATCGGCACCTTTGGCGATCGCGATGGCGGCGACGGACGGATCGGTTACAAGGACGATGCCTACGGTGCAATCGCGGGCTTTGATTACGCGGTTTCCGAAAAATTCCTGATTGGCGCCTACGCGGGATTTTCTCATGTGAAAATCAGAACCGACAACCAGGCCGAGACCAATGCCGACCTGCCTTACGGCGGCGCTTACGGCGTGATGCGCTTCGGCCCGGTTTATATCGCCGGCGACATCACGATCGGGACGTTCGATGCGGATACCTCCCGCTTCGAGCAGACCGGCTACGCCACCGGCGAATACAATGCCTACACCGCCGGCGGCGGCGTTGAAATCGGCACGGTGTTGGCTGCCTGGAAAAACGGCACGATCAAGCCCGCTGTCGCCGTGCGCTACATGAGCCTCGATTATCATGAGCAGAGCGAAACCGGCCCGGGTGCGATTCTGGTGGATAACTTCAAAACCGAGCGTTGGGAAGGCCTCGCGAGCGTGCAAGTCTCCCAGGGGTTTGCCACGCCGTGGAAACTGCCCGGCGTGTTCGACCTCCTGCTCGGCTGGCGCGCCGCGCTGAAGGACGAGCAAAATCATCTCGCCGCCGCCTTTGCCGCCAGCCCCGCGGATACCTTCACGCTCATCGGCGACAACTACGACCGCGGCGCTTTTATGGCCGGCCTCGGTGTGCGTTTTGCCATCACCCGCAATTCCCTGTTCTCGGCCGGCTATGATTACGAAACCGGCAGTGATTATAATCGCCATTCGGTCAACGCCGTCATCCGCCTCGCTTGGTGA